The following coding sequences lie in one Leptospira saintgironsiae genomic window:
- a CDS encoding TIGR04452 family lipoprotein — MKKANILLTTLLYAFLTSCIVVDTLGLTDTYKGDVAKRKLIDAAMIGDSLTARAAFTAQKPFNFLELLQTLIHLLLT; from the coding sequence ATGAAAAAGGCTAATATACTCTTAACAACTTTATTATACGCTTTTCTAACAAGTTGCATTGTTGTAGATACTTTAGGTCTTACGGATACCTATAAAGGTGACGTTGCCAAGAGAAAACTCATAGACGCGGCTATGATCGGAGATTCCCTTACAGCTAGGGCAGCTTTTACTGCGCAAAAGCCCTTTAATTTCTTGGAGTTATTGCAGACTTTGATTCATTTACTACTTACATGA
- a CDS encoding NAD(P)-dependent alcohol dehydrogenase codes for MKAIIYEKYGSSDVLQYKEVQKPVPKDNEILIKVRAASVNAADWRMMKADPFLVRFYAGLFKPKKISILGADVAGTVEAIGKSVTKFNPGNEVFGDVFASGFGAFAEYKCGKEDEFVLKPSNVSFEDAAALPLAGMTALHSLRDFGKIEAGQKVLINGASGGVGTFAIQLAKYFGADVTAVCSTSKMDQSISLGADHVIDYTKEDFIQNGKKYDLIIGVNGYRTLSEYKSSLSPKGRYVMAGGGTAQLFQALLLGPFISLSGSQKIIAASSEPNQKDLLFLSDLLKSGKIKSVIDRRYKLEEVPQAIQYVEQGHAAGKVIITVS; via the coding sequence ATGAAAGCAATAATATACGAGAAGTACGGATCTTCTGATGTACTTCAATATAAAGAAGTGCAAAAGCCTGTTCCTAAGGATAATGAGATCCTCATAAAGGTAAGAGCCGCTTCTGTGAACGCAGCGGATTGGCGCATGATGAAAGCAGATCCTTTTCTTGTTCGCTTTTATGCAGGTCTCTTTAAACCAAAAAAAATTTCGATATTAGGTGCAGATGTTGCCGGAACTGTAGAAGCTATTGGAAAGAGTGTTACAAAATTCAATCCTGGTAATGAAGTTTTCGGAGATGTTTTTGCAAGCGGCTTTGGAGCCTTTGCGGAATACAAATGTGGTAAAGAAGATGAGTTTGTTTTAAAACCATCTAATGTATCTTTCGAAGATGCTGCCGCTTTACCTTTGGCTGGAATGACCGCTTTACATTCTTTGCGAGATTTTGGTAAGATAGAAGCAGGACAAAAAGTTCTGATAAATGGAGCATCTGGAGGTGTTGGAACCTTCGCAATACAACTCGCAAAATATTTCGGTGCTGATGTGACTGCTGTTTGTAGCACTTCTAAAATGGATCAATCGATATCGCTTGGAGCAGATCATGTGATCGACTATACCAAGGAAGACTTTATCCAAAACGGAAAAAAATACGATCTCATCATTGGTGTAAATGGATATCGAACACTTTCCGAATACAAGAGTTCCTTAAGTCCCAAAGGTCGGTATGTAATGGCTGGAGGTGGCACAGCCCAATTATTCCAAGCCTTACTTTTGGGACCTTTTATCTCCCTAAGTGGTAGCCAAAAGATTATTGCTGCTTCTTCCGAGCCGAATCAAAAGGATCTTCTATTTTTATCAGACTTATTGAAGTCAGGAAAAATCAAGTCCGTAATAGATAGACGATACAAATTGGAAGAAGTTCCGCAAGCTATCCAATACGTTGAACAAGGCCACGCCGCTGGTAAAGTAATCATAACAGTATCATAA